ACTTGAAAATGCAGTAAAGCCAAAAACTTCGGAACCCGAAAATACAAAACCTGCCACCCAATCCAAAGGAGAGTCCCGCACGGACTCCGCACAGGAAGGAACCGCCTCATCGAAGCAAGCCGTTGTGCCACAAGAAGATGCCAATGGCACGCCTTCACCGGCACCTTCATCGATAAATAATAACAGCCCCACGCTACAGGGGGGAGCAAGGCTCTACGCACAAAGCGATGTCGTGAAACAGGTAAAACCTGTATATCCCTTGGCTTCGAGGCGCCGTGGAGAGGAAGGGACCGTCCTGTTCGAGGTTAAAGTCAATCCCTCTGGAGCTGTAGAGGAAGTGCGCATAGTCGAGAGTAGCGGATACCCGCTTTTGGACCAAGCGGCAGCGCGTGCGCTCAAAGAGTGGCGCTTCAGGGAATGCTCTGGACCCATATTTCTCGTCCCCGTACAGTTTCAACTGCAGTAATAACCTCAAACCTTTTTGGGGTTATACCGCCACAAATGCCTGATCCTTCCTTTAAACGTCAGGCTGCGCTTCAGACGATCCCGTGCGGTTGATATTGTGACCTCTCTCTGATAAAATTCCTTCTTGCCTGTAGCGTTTTTAGGGCTACTTCTCATATTGGGAGGAATTTGACAGCGATGGCCACGAGTCGAGCGACAAATACTGATTCTATCGTTATGACAAGGGAGGGGTACGAAAAACTCAAATCCGAGCTGATGCACCTTCGAAGCGAAGGAAGAGAAGAAATCGCGAAGATGCTTGAAGAGGCCCGTTCGTTCGGCGACCTCAGCGAAAACGCCGAATATCATTCGGCAAAAGAAGCTCAAGATAAACTAGAAAGCAGAATTCAATGGCTGGAATATCAATTGAGCAAGGCAAAGGTCGTAGATAGCCACGAGGTCGACACGAGCCGCGTCATGGTGGGGACGACAGTCACATTATACGATATAGACCTGGACAAGGAAGTCACATACACGATAGTAAGCACACAGGAAGCTGATCCAAAGTCAAACCGCATCTCCGCGGCAAGTCCAGTAGGACAGGCTTTGATAGGATCGACAGTGGGGGAAGAAGTGGTCGTCAGAGTCCCCAGAGGGGTCAGAAGGCTAAAGATCCAGGACATTCGCGTCAAATAAAACGATACCCCTGCGCTTTGGAGGCGCAGCCTTGAGGGCTGCCTCGACCATCCTCGATGCGAGCTCCGGAAAAGACCAGCCGTAGGCTTTGGCTGCCTTGGGCACTAGGCTTGTGGCCGTCATACCTGGAATCGTATTGACCTCAAGTACGTAGGGCTTATCGTCGATTCCAAGTCTTATGTCCACACGGCTATAAATGTGGCAACCCAGCGCCAGATGTGCTCTTATAGCGGCAGATTGGACTTCTTTTAAAACGCAACCTTCGAGCGAAGCCGGAACGACATAGCGGCTTCTGCCGGGCGTGTATTTAGCCTCGTAGGAGTAAAAGCCGCTCTGAGGCTTTATTTCTATGACAGGGAAAGCGATGGGTTCGGCGTCACCGTCCCATACTGCCACTGTTAGTTCTCTGCCTTCTATATATTCCTCCACCAATATGCGCTGGCCGTAGTGCGCTGCTGCGCTTCCAGCAGCGAGAAGGTCATTTGCTGTAGAGACTACGGACACACCCACAGTGCTACCACAGGAGGTCGGTTTTATAACTAATCTCTTCCCCGCTCTCAAGAGGTCCGATATCTCTGGCCTGTCGGGCAGTATATCTGCATCACCTGCATCGAGGGCTATCCCAAAGGGGGTGCGAATACCGCAGTGGCAAAAGATGGCCTTGCTCGCTTCTTTGTCCATAGCAAGGGTGCAAGCTTCCGGACCAGAGCAAGTGTAAGGGAACCCCAAGAGATCGAGGAACGCCTGTATCCGACCATCCTCACCCCACCCTCCATGAAAACAGAGGAAAACCACATCTGGGGCTACCCTTTCAAGAAATGGAAGGATCTCCTTAGGCTTATTTATATTGGCCTGAATAACATCATGTCCGCCTTCGCTAAGTGCTGCAAGAACCGCCTCGCCACTCAATATAGATATTTCCCTCTCCGGACCTTCGCCCCCGAACGCTAACAGCACCTTCACTACGATCACAGCTCCGTTTCCAGCTCGTCGAGCTTCCGCATTCTGTCGTTCAAAAAGACCGGTTGTTTAGGATACACCTTTATCGTCAGGCGCAAACCCGCCCAGTCATCATTTTCCACCATATCATCCACGTAGACAAACTCCCATTGATAGCAATGCTCGTCGTAAATCACGCGATAAACCATCTCATCGAGGTGGCTATCTCTCAAGTCATAGCCTCCCCTCAGAGATAGGTGCCACTTTCCCTTAACCGGCATGGAAATGGTCTGGTACAACTCCTCCCTCTCATCGTAATCATCCCAGTCCATGGGAGACTTGCCGCTGACCCATCGCCTTAAATATGCCGTCCTCATGGAAAATATCCCGGCCTTCCACGCAAACCCCACGTTGGCGCTCGTTATCTCCTGGAGGTCGTCCTCGTGATCGTAATCCCACCAGAGATAACGCAATCTCCAGTACGGCTTTATCCGGTGGTTGTTCATCGGATCTTCTTCGCTGCGGGCCTCAACCCCCCACCCGCTTCGGCGATACGACTCCCCTATTTCTTCGTACTCGCCCCAAAATAACAACAGGCGGGCTTCGTTGTGTGACCCCACCTTCTTCCAAGGGCTGGAAAGGGAAAATTCAGGGGAACGCCAGAGCGTGCCTTCGTATGTGACGCCGGCTTCTTTTTCGACCTCTACATCCTCCCGTTCAGACCAGAGCACGTTCGCCGTCCATCCTCGATGAACCCAATTTGCTCCCCATTGAGGGCGCCACAACTTCTCATCGTCGGTGGTGCTGTAGGTATACTGGCTCAACAGAAAGAGATCTAACTCTGGGTTCGGGCGATATCGTCCGGAGATCTCTCCTTCAAAGTCTTCTTTGGTCCAATAAAATATGGTGGCGTCGGCTTCGAACTCTTCGCTCCAGGAAAGTGAAGTGGATAGGCGCATCCCTACGCCTTTGTCGCTATCGTAGGCGAGGAACGGGACAGCCGAGGCACCCTCCTTCTTCTCCCTCAAATCTACCGTATACTCGAAAGGGTACGAAAACAAAAGCGATTCCCCTATATATATCTTAGGGTTCTTCGCCACGAGGCGGTAACCGGGTATGACGGTGACGTGCGACGTGACGAGCCTGTAATGAGGCCTCGGCTGGTCGCAGGTAGTTATGGAGACATCGCTCCACCGCCCTACCTGCTCTTCGGGCGGAACGCGTTTTGCATCCCCTTTCGAGATCCACTTTCTCTGCATGGCAGCTCTTGCAGGGGCAACTTCAAGAGAACCCCCCCTGAGGAACACTGAGTCAGCTCGACCTGATGCGTTATACAATATTCCCTCTTTGGATAAAAGGTCATATTCGAGGCGCTCGCCGGAAAGGCGCTTCCCATCCGAGAGCATAACGACCTCGCCGCCATCTCCCGCCGTCGCCTTCGCCGCTTGCTCGTAAACGTGATATTCCAGGTGGGGAGCGTATAGCGTCATATCTTTCGTGCGGAGCTTGGCGTTGCCTTCGGCGCGCGCAATCCCTTCGGCCTCCTCATAGACGAGATAATCGGCCTCGAGCGTGATTTTCTCCTTTTCGTCGTCTTGAGGGAAAGCCGGAGATCCGAAAAAAGTCAAGAGGACAAGGCAGACCAAAATCCTTCTCACGGACGAAGCCATTTGGCACAAACTCCTCCCTCGAGCCACATCTGGCCGGTGATGGCTACTTTCCCCCTCGGGGCCTTCACGTAAAACTCCCCCGTTTCAGCCGTTATGCCCTCAGGGAAGGACCAAGACGACGACTCCGGATTCCAACGCGCCGCCGAAGCCACCCAATGGACCTTAGATGACGGAAATTCGATATCGCCGCTCGCTTCATACATGAAACTTTCGGCCATTTCATCTTTGGCAATCTTTCCCAACCTGGAAAAAACCTGCCATGTCTGATCATCGGCTTCAAGCAGCACCTCAAGCGGCTCGGCCACGTAAAAGTCGTCTTCCTCTCTCACCACGCTCGACTTAATTGTCCACTCTCCAGCGGCGTCGGAGCGTCTCATGCTGACGCCTTCCAATGTTCTCCCCTCTTTGACCTTCTCCTGCACCGTGCGGTCGGGAAGGGAAAGGTCTTGCGCCAAAAGCACCGCCAAAAGGCCCAAAAGCGCTAAGGGTATCAACCATCGTAGAACGTTACCACGCAATCTTCCATTCCTCCTCGTGGCGGACGAGGGAGAGATCCACCCTCCTTAAGAGGCGCATCACTAAAAGCTTCTGCACAGCTACAACCCTAACCTTATCTTCAGCCAGCCATTCCGTCGTATAACCGTCCTTCAATGCCCATCGCAGACTATTGTCCATAACGCGCTCCTCAAAGGTTTTCAAAGGATACCGCTTTTTAGACTCCTCGTCGAGAAAGGAATACATCTCTTCGGTATCTCCCGCAGCCCAGGCTTCTAAGAAGCGTTTTACGACCTCCTCCTTGGAAGGAACTTTTGTCGACGATTCTTTTTTCTCCGATGTCAAAGGTTGCATCGGAGGTGACAATGGTTGCTCTTCTTTCGGCGGAATGGGAGCACTCGGAGGAACTATCCAGACCGGTGGCTCGTCAGGAGGGGGCACCTCAGGTTTTGGACTGGGTTTGGGGGCAGCCTTTTTCGGTGTTTCAGGAGCACTGGGCTTTTCCTGCGTTTTCTCTTTAGGCATCTCATTCAACGACGGCAGCTGGACTATCACGGGTTTAACGGTGGGCGCTTCTTCAGGGGCGACGCGCCCTTTAAAAGAAAAGCGCCTTTCTTTTTTCCCTAAGCCCGATACGACCAGTTCAAAATCCTCTCGCTCTTGCTTGGGGAAGAAGACTAATCCTTGGACTACGCCGCTTATCGGTCCATCGAATTGAGGTTCGTAAAAAAACGGCTTGATTCGCTCTCCTGACGGCAGCAAGAGCGCTATGCGTTCGGAGAACGGTGCAAATTCCAACGGTCCGACGCCGAAGTGATATACGGTCACAAGAAACGGCTCCGAGGAATCGAGGCGCAAATCGCGGATGAAGTTAGCCCTGTATCGGGCAGCTTCTTCTGAAGAGAGGCCGCGACGCGAAGCCTCTAAAGCCACCCATGGATCGACAATTTCATCAGGATAGTGGACCGCCCATATGAGACAATCCGGCGCCCAATGAAAGGCAGTCCACTTATCGAGGATCTCGCTCACTTTTTCACCATCTCCGTCCTGGGCAAAGAGAGTCCCAGCGAAAGAAAGCACCAACATCAACGAGAGAGCGAGGCGTCGCCGCATAGCCCGACCCCTATAGCTTGTAATCTACAAGGGCAGACACGCCCACCTTCTGGACCCTGCGGAAGCTCTTAATTGGATTAGCCGAGTCCACAGGGATCAATATTTCGACTCTGAAACGATCTTTGAACCTTACCTCAATCTGAGCTACGGCCTTCGTCTCTTCCACCGCATCCTTGGGCCCAGAGACTTGGGCAGCCCCAATGCGGGTTCCCTGGCCCAGAGAAACTATGGGGACCACCTTCGTCGTGTCTTCGTTTTTGGCGCCCCTGTTTAACGTGACCGTGTTGATGAAATTGTTTATCTCGTCGGCCAGGGCGCCGACTATCAAACCGCCCCCGACAACACCTATGATATCCCCGAGGTCGATCGCCGAAGCGGGTTTAGCTGGAACGAATAAGGAAACGATTAAAAGGAAAACGATCACGAGCGAGCTTATCTTTTTTTTCATATCCCATCACCCTTTTCGCTTTATTGTTTTACTCCTCCCGCATCGCCAGAGGCTTCGACGGTTTCCGCCTGAGGTTGAGGCAAGAGTCCTTTCAGCCCTTCCGGGACGGGATATCCTTTGACCTGCGTATCCTGAGATGTTTCCAGGTAAATGAGGGTCCCCGCAGGTATGTCCTTTTCATCCCCTCTCACCAAAAAACCGCCGGCTAGCCCAACCGGACCTAACAATACGAGGCCGAAAAAGCTCGCACCTGCCGCTGCCATCACGGCGGTATCTGTTTCGGCGGCCTTCTTCGCTTCCTCACCCAACACGATTGGTATTTCGTGCGGTCCCAAGGGCCTGAGATGATCGAAGGCAAACTTAACCTCTGAGGCGCGCCCAAAGCTGCGAGGGGGTTTCACCTCCTCGACGTGTCCAAAGATCAGACAACCATTGGCAGCGACTAAATTTCCATCCACAGCGAGGGTGCCGTCGAGCTCCAAGCGGACGCGATCGCCCACCTTGGCGAGCTTAGGAGTGATAGTGTCCAAAAAACGGACCCTAAAAGCAATACGAGCGGGCAGGTTCACATCGCTCCACGTTACCCCCTCGGGGAGGAGCAGCGTAACAAGGCGTTCCAGGCGCATGGCAAGCGCTCCCTCCGGCCGTCGTTCGCCCTCAAGCTGCACTTCGAGCGCCTCGATGCGGCTTTTTGCGTCTTTCTGAGCCATTATCCGCTGCGCAACTGCCCACTCGGCCACTCCAAGCTTAAAAAGCATAGATGGTTGGACTTCTGTACCTATCTCCAGAAAATTGAGCAGGGCCTGCTGTCTTTCTGCTATACTTCCCGGGAGTTCCCTGCCGAAGAGGTCTTTTTCCACCTGCCCCAATCTGGGTATCAACCCACCGCTCCTCACTTCTCCGTATACTATTCCTTCAACTCTCTCCAATACCTGAAAGGGCGTAGGTTCCTCTGTGGTGGCCCCTTCTGCCGTGGCCATCCCTGCGATAAACGAGAATACAAGCACAGCACACAAAAGCCCTCGTCTTCCGATCATAACTTAACCCCCTTTCTTATCTAACTCAATTGATTAACTTTCATACGAGCGTGCCTTAATACTGCGGTAACAAAATCTCTGAATAAAGGATGAGGTCTTACAGGCCGCGAATTGAACTCCGGGTGAAACTGCACCCCCACAAACCAAGGATGCCCTTCGAGCTCCACGATCTCTACAAGATTTTTGTCTGGACACACGCCGGCGACTTTAAGCCCAGCTTCCCGAAGGGTCTCTATATAATCATTGTTAAATTCGTAGCGATGGCGGTGCCTCTCGTTCACAACGGGCTCGCCATAGGCGGCATAACTCAACGTATCCGGCACGAGCCGACACGGGTAAGAGCCGAGGCGCATAGTGCCTCCTATATCGGAGACGTGGCGCTGCTCTTCCATCAGATGTATAACAGGGTATGGCGTATTCGGATCGAACTCGGAGCTGTGAGCCGACTTCAGCCCGCATACATTTCTGGCAAATTCGATGACTGCCACCTGCATGCCCAAGCACAATCCCAAAAACGGGATATTATTTTCCCTGGCGTATCGAGCCGCCGCAATTTTCCCCTCAACGCCGCGGTAGCCGAAACCACCCGGAATTATTATCCCATGTACGTCGCTCAAGAAAGATTCCGCACCGCGATCGTACACCTCCTCCGCTTCAACACCGCGGAGATGCACGGCCGCACCGTTCGCCACACCCGCATGAGTCAACGCTTCAACGACAGAGAGATATGCATCTTTATGGCTCACGTATTTACCGACCATGGCTACCTCGACACACTCGTTCAGGCTACGACGCCTCTTCTCATAGCGGTTCCACTCTGTCAAGTCCGGATCTACTCTGAAGGGAAGCTTCAAATGTTTCAAGACGAGCTCATCTATATGCTGCTCGTGTAAACGTATGGGCACAGAGTAGATGGAATCAGCATCGAGCGCTTCGATAACGGCCTCCTTCGGCACGTTACAGAAGAGAGCTATCTTGTCGCGTACACCCTCAGAGAGGACGCATTGAGAGCGACACACGATAATATCCGGCTGAATGCCTATCCTGCGCAGTTCGTTGACACTGTGCTGTGTAGGCTTTGTCTTGAGTTCTCCAGCCGACTGCACATAGGGCACAAGCGTAACGTGACAGTAAAGCACGTTATCCCTTCCTACCTTGGTGGCCATTTGCCTGATGGCTTCAAGAAACGGCAACCCCTCTATGTCTCCTACGGTGCCACCTATCTCAACGACCACTATCTCGCTTTTCTCAGCCACCTTGA
Above is a window of Acetomicrobium sp. S15 = DSM 107314 DNA encoding:
- a CDS encoding TonB family protein, with product MKRWTLPIALSLLLHVLVFSWAALCFCLPEEPKQRQIAVKLVRMPALTAHAEAGKMEEHIGPAPAFEESKTGQAFKAEEDEKEISNNNAKKDTTAKAKNTSKTLGKNQKEVKKLENAVKPKTSEPENTKPATQSKGESRTDSAQEGTASSKQAVVPQEDANGTPSPAPSSINNNSPTLQGGARLYAQSDVVKQVKPVYPLASRRRGEEGTVLFEVKVNPSGAVEEVRIVESSGYPLLDQAAARALKEWRFRECSGPIFLVPVQFQLQ
- the greA gene encoding transcription elongation factor GreA, with translation MATSRATNTDSIVMTREGYEKLKSELMHLRSEGREEIAKMLEEARSFGDLSENAEYHSAKEAQDKLESRIQWLEYQLSKAKVVDSHEVDTSRVMVGTTVTLYDIDLDKEVTYTIVSTQEADPKSNRISAASPVGQALIGSTVGEEVVVRVPRGVRRLKIQDIRVK
- a CDS encoding D-alanine--D-alanine ligase codes for the protein MKVLLAFGGEGPEREISILSGEAVLAALSEGGHDVIQANINKPKEILPFLERVAPDVVFLCFHGGWGEDGRIQAFLDLLGFPYTCSGPEACTLAMDKEASKAIFCHCGIRTPFGIALDAGDADILPDRPEISDLLRAGKRLVIKPTSCGSTVGVSVVSTANDLLAAGSAAAHYGQRILVEEYIEGRELTVAVWDGDAEPIAFPVIEIKPQSGFYSYEAKYTPGRSRYVVPASLEGCVLKEVQSAAIRAHLALGCHIYSRVDIRLGIDDKPYVLEVNTIPGMTATSLVPKAAKAYGWSFPELASRMVEAALKAAPPKRRGIVLFDANVLDL
- a CDS encoding LPS-assembly protein LptD, whose protein sequence is MASSVRRILVCLVLLTFFGSPAFPQDDEKEKITLEADYLVYEEAEGIARAEGNAKLRTKDMTLYAPHLEYHVYEQAAKATAGDGGEVVMLSDGKRLSGERLEYDLLSKEGILYNASGRADSVFLRGGSLEVAPARAAMQRKWISKGDAKRVPPEEQVGRWSDVSITTCDQPRPHYRLVTSHVTVIPGYRLVAKNPKIYIGESLLFSYPFEYTVDLREKKEGASAVPFLAYDSDKGVGMRLSTSLSWSEEFEADATIFYWTKEDFEGEISGRYRPNPELDLFLLSQYTYSTTDDEKLWRPQWGANWVHRGWTANVLWSEREDVEVEKEAGVTYEGTLWRSPEFSLSSPWKKVGSHNEARLLLFWGEYEEIGESYRRSGWGVEARSEEDPMNNHRIKPYWRLRYLWWDYDHEDDLQEITSANVGFAWKAGIFSMRTAYLRRWVSGKSPMDWDDYDEREELYQTISMPVKGKWHLSLRGGYDLRDSHLDEMVYRVIYDEHCYQWEFVYVDDMVENDDWAGLRLTIKVYPKQPVFLNDRMRKLDELETEL
- a CDS encoding NTF2-like N-terminal transpeptidase domain-containing protein — protein: MRRRLALSLMLVLSFAGTLFAQDGDGEKVSEILDKWTAFHWAPDCLIWAVHYPDEIVDPWVALEASRRGLSSEEAARYRANFIRDLRLDSSEPFLVTVYHFGVGPLEFAPFSERIALLLPSGERIKPFFYEPQFDGPISGVVQGLVFFPKQEREDFELVVSGLGKKERRFSFKGRVAPEEAPTVKPVIVQLPSLNEMPKEKTQEKPSAPETPKKAAPKPSPKPEVPPPDEPPVWIVPPSAPIPPKEEQPLSPPMQPLTSEKKESSTKVPSKEEVVKRFLEAWAAGDTEEMYSFLDEESKKRYPLKTFEERVMDNSLRWALKDGYTTEWLAEDKVRVVAVQKLLVMRLLRRVDLSLVRHEEEWKIAW
- a CDS encoding CTP synthase is translated as MGKFIFVTGGVVSSLGKGITAASLGALLKARGYKVSAIKFDPYINVDAGTMNPYQHGEVFVTSDGAETDLDLGHYERFIDEPLSSDNNVTTGKVYSAVICKERAGKYLGDTVQVIPHITDEIQGRMLKVAEKSEIVVVEIGGTVGDIEGLPFLEAIRQMATKVGRDNVLYCHVTLVPYVQSAGELKTKPTQHSVNELRRIGIQPDIIVCRSQCVLSEGVRDKIALFCNVPKEAVIEALDADSIYSVPIRLHEQHIDELVLKHLKLPFRVDPDLTEWNRYEKRRRSLNECVEVAMVGKYVSHKDAYLSVVEALTHAGVANGAAVHLRGVEAEEVYDRGAESFLSDVHGIIIPGGFGYRGVEGKIAAARYARENNIPFLGLCLGMQVAVIEFARNVCGLKSAHSSEFDPNTPYPVIHLMEEQRHVSDIGGTMRLGSYPCRLVPDTLSYAAYGEPVVNERHRHRYEFNNDYIETLREAGLKVAGVCPDKNLVEIVELEGHPWFVGVQFHPEFNSRPVRPHPLFRDFVTAVLRHARMKVNQLS